From a region of the Rhizobium bangladeshense genome:
- a CDS encoding response regulator, whose amino-acid sequence MRNELILIIEDDRETRALLKIYLEREGYRIVEASDGEIGLAHHMKLKPDLIILDISLPRRDGFEVLAEIRRRGDTPVIMVTGRGKLIEQLQGYRCEVDVYIAKPFEPDLVVAHTNAVLRRVGRRTANRPIRLGKLTIDQSAHAAWADQPTGRKDLKLTPTEFRLISRMASSPGRVFERAELIDACFPEDLPLERTIDSHMSNLRSKLDAADLRGMLVSLRGIGYRMDNPDG is encoded by the coding sequence ATGCGCAATGAATTGATCCTCATCATCGAGGACGATCGGGAAACTCGTGCTTTGTTAAAAATTTACCTTGAGAGAGAAGGTTATCGAATAGTGGAGGCATCCGATGGAGAAATAGGCCTTGCGCACCATATGAAGCTGAAACCGGATCTTATCATTCTCGACATCTCGTTGCCCCGCCGGGACGGCTTTGAGGTGTTGGCTGAAATCAGGCGCCGCGGCGATACGCCAGTGATTATGGTGACTGGCCGGGGCAAGCTTATTGAACAACTGCAGGGCTATCGATGCGAAGTAGATGTTTACATTGCCAAACCGTTCGAACCGGACTTGGTGGTGGCCCATACCAACGCGGTGCTACGGAGGGTCGGTCGTCGCACCGCCAATAGGCCAATCCGCCTTGGAAAACTGACTATCGATCAGTCAGCACATGCCGCATGGGCAGATCAACCGACTGGACGAAAAGACCTGAAGCTGACTCCAACGGAGTTCAGGCTTATCTCTCGTATGGCTAGTTCCCCCGGCCGCGTGTTCGAGCGTGCTGAACTGATTGACGCGTGTTTTCCAGAAGATTTGCCGCTCGAGCGGACCATTGATTCTCATATGTCCAATCTGAGATCCAAACTAGACGCGGCAGACCTTCGCGGCATGTTGGTCTCCCTCAGGGGCATTGGATACCGAATGGACAACCCAGATGGTTAG
- a CDS encoding sensor histidine kinase produces the protein MIVRALSVQTFISLAAFNFGVAIFFTILDRLQSLGYFRETNYYSSWMDVAVLSLIVTMGLIPAVIVGRRLAQGIVGALPPIAAATRSIAAGDYSVRVTAPPNSFEETYALTADINAMAERLEELEADLRYRNSAIAHEFRTSLTVLFGNLRGLSTGAIEPSRELFARMIPHVSCLVPMADDLENLRLSSANKLVFNMKEIDLAVEAETLTASMEHDLIAASITIERQFDRAVCIADPTGMHLVLRALLDNCRRYATGSTVTIQTYQDEDSAMILCEDTGPGLPADVADKVFDSFWRGNDSQERVPEGSGLGLTIVKTIVSAHHGEVAIDTDCGRGFKVKVRLPKNASNVKRI, from the coding sequence ATGATCGTTCGGGCTTTGAGCGTGCAAACCTTCATATCTTTAGCGGCATTTAACTTTGGAGTTGCAATATTTTTCACGATACTGGATCGATTGCAGTCTTTGGGCTATTTTCGGGAAACCAATTATTACTCGTCCTGGATGGATGTCGCCGTACTGAGTTTAATAGTAACAATGGGTCTTATTCCCGCCGTCATTGTCGGCCGTCGGCTAGCCCAAGGCATAGTGGGCGCTCTGCCACCAATTGCAGCTGCAACCCGTTCTATAGCCGCCGGTGACTATTCAGTGCGTGTCACGGCGCCCCCGAACTCGTTCGAGGAGACCTATGCACTTACTGCCGATATTAACGCTATGGCCGAACGTTTGGAGGAGTTGGAAGCAGATCTCAGGTACCGGAATTCAGCGATCGCGCATGAATTCCGCACGTCCCTGACCGTGCTATTTGGCAACCTGCGTGGACTTTCGACTGGAGCCATCGAACCAAGTCGGGAGCTCTTCGCTCGCATGATTCCCCATGTCAGCTGTCTTGTTCCTATGGCCGACGACTTAGAAAATCTTCGATTATCGAGCGCCAACAAGCTCGTTTTTAACATGAAAGAGATCGACCTGGCGGTGGAAGCTGAGACGCTGACCGCCTCGATGGAGCACGATTTAATCGCTGCCAGCATCACAATTGAGCGACAGTTCGATCGTGCAGTTTGCATCGCCGATCCTACGGGAATGCACCTTGTGCTGCGAGCGCTGCTCGATAACTGCCGCCGCTACGCAACGGGGAGCACCGTGACCATCCAGACCTATCAGGATGAAGATTCGGCCATGATACTTTGCGAGGACACAGGTCCTGGCTTGCCAGCCGACGTGGCAGATAAAGTCTTCGATAGCTTCTGGCGCGGCAATGACTCGCAAGAGCGCGTTCCCGAAGGCAGCGGTCTTGGCCTTACAATTGTAAAGACGATAGTAAGTGCCCATCACGGCGAAGTCGCCATAGATACTGATTGCGGACGAGGCTTCAAAGTCAAGGTCCGGCTGCCAAAGAACGCCTCCAACGTAAAGAGGATTTAG
- the trxA gene encoding thioredoxin has protein sequence MSVKKVDVSNFQSEVLESVVPVVVDFWAEWCAPCKMIAPSLEEIEVEMEGKVKVAKLNIDENPEIARRFGVLSIPTLAIFEVGEVASISVGAKPKTAILNWIHQALAN, from the coding sequence GTGAGCGTTAAGAAGGTCGATGTCAGCAATTTCCAGTCGGAAGTCCTGGAATCCGTAGTGCCCGTAGTCGTCGATTTCTGGGCTGAGTGGTGCGCTCCGTGCAAAATGATTGCTCCGAGCCTCGAAGAAATCGAGGTTGAGATGGAAGGAAAGGTCAAGGTGGCCAAGCTGAATATCGACGAAAATCCGGAGATCGCCCGGCGGTTCGGCGTCCTCTCGATCCCGACGCTCGCGATCTTCGAGGTAGGCGAAGTGGCTAGCATCTCTGTCGGCGCCAAGCCGAAGACCGCTATCTTAAACTGGATACATCAAGCGTTGGCTAATTGA
- a CDS encoding cytochrome P450, with protein MSEQSLPTLPMWRVDHIEPSPEMLALCANGPIHRVRFPSGHEGWWVTGYDEAKAVLSDPAFRPSGMPPEAFTPATVILGSPGWLGSHEGGEHARLRKIVAPAFSRRRVKLIARQVEAIAAQLFQTLAAQPQPADLRRHLSFPLPAMVISALMGVLYEDHAFFAELSDEVMTHQHESGPRSAARLAWEELRSYIRAKMRDKRQDPGDNLLTDLLAAVSQGKATEEEAIGLAAGMLVAGHESTVAQIEFGLLAMFRHPQQRERLFGDPSLVDKAVEEILRMYPPGAGWDGIMRYPRADVTIAGVHIPAESKVLVGLSATSFDPRRFDDPEIFDIGRAENPHLAFSHGPHYCIGGALARLELKVVFGSIFQRFPALRLAVAPEELKLRKDIITGGFEEFPVLW; from the coding sequence ATGTCCGAACAATCCTTGCCGACGCTGCCGATGTGGCGCGTCGATCACATCGAGCCCTCGCCCGAGATGTTGGCGCTATGCGCCAATGGTCCAATCCACCGCGTGCGCTTCCCGTCTGGACACGAAGGCTGGTGGGTGACAGGCTACGACGAGGCCAAGGCGGTACTGTCCGATCCGGCGTTTAGGCCTTCGGGAATGCCGCCGGAGGCATTCACCCCGGCTACGGTTATTCTCGGTTCCCCGGGGTGGCTAGGCTCGCACGAGGGCGGCGAGCATGCCCGGTTACGCAAAATCGTCGCGCCGGCCTTCAGCCGCCGCAGAGTGAAATTGATCGCGCGGCAGGTCGAGGCGATCGCCGCGCAGTTGTTCCAGACGCTGGCGGCCCAGCCGCAGCCCGCCGACCTGCGCCGCCACCTCTCTTTTCCGCTTCCGGCCATGGTCATCAGCGCGTTAATGGGCGTTCTCTACGAGGATCACGCCTTTTTCGCCGAGCTATCCGACGAGGTTATGACGCACCAGCATGAAAGCGGCCCGCGGAGCGCGGCGCGCTTGGCCTGGGAAGAATTGCGCAGCTACATTCGCGCCAAGATGCGAGACAAGCGCCAGGATCCCGGCGACAACCTGCTGACGGATCTGCTCGCGGCGGTCAGCCAAGGCAAGGCGACTGAGGAAGAGGCGATCGGCCTGGCGGCGGGTATGCTGGTGGCGGGACACGAGAGCACCGTCGCGCAGATTGAGTTCGGCCTGCTAGCGATGTTTCGCCATCCGCAACAACGCGAACGCCTGTTCGGCGATCCATCCCTTGTGGACAAGGCGGTGGAGGAAATCTTGCGCATGTACCCGCCGGGCGCGGGCTGGGACGGCATCATGCGCTATCCAAGGGCCGACGTGACCATCGCGGGCGTGCATATTCCCGCGGAGAGCAAGGTGCTGGTCGGCCTATCGGCGACGTCGTTCGATCCACGCCGTTTCGACGACCCGGAAATCTTCGACATCGGACGCGCCGAAAACCCGCACCTAGCGTTCTCCCACGGGCCGCACTACTGCATCGGCGGGGCGCTGGCCAGGCTGGAACTCAAGGTGGTGTTCGGCTCAATTTTCCAACGCTTCCCCGCGTTGCGCCTAGCCGTGGCGCCCGAAGAACTGAAGTTGCGCAAAGACATCATCACTGGCGGGTTTGAGGAGTTCCCGGTGCTCTGGTGA
- a CDS encoding transcriptional regulator → MKKVQRSFAVEYKSGRRKLNSKPSSIWADTDLKSVAQDMQDEAMPFMSLAPQARSSEMLVSGEEQAGPLLTLPIEQETNASALQEITMADENDTMINAETPAATASDVSKKVRKPRAKKAVPETAPAPVSVQPALASNATAGKQKRGRKAKPDESATSAGRAPIKRAPRAVQAATAPSVAAVDEFADLLQLEEENQRLRKLLAEKLRAENADLRKRLNLG, encoded by the coding sequence ATGAAAAAAGTGCAGCGCAGCTTTGCCGTCGAGTACAAATCAGGCCGGCGAAAACTCAACTCTAAACCGAGCTCGATCTGGGCAGACACGGATCTCAAGTCCGTTGCGCAAGATATGCAGGACGAGGCAATGCCATTTATGTCATTAGCTCCTCAAGCAAGAAGCAGCGAGATGCTTGTATCCGGAGAAGAACAGGCCGGGCCGTTATTGACACTGCCGATCGAGCAGGAGACAAATGCATCGGCTTTACAGGAGATCACAATGGCCGACGAAAACGATACGATGATCAATGCTGAAACGCCGGCCGCCACCGCGTCCGATGTATCTAAGAAAGTGCGCAAACCTCGCGCTAAGAAGGCAGTCCCTGAAACGGCCCCCGCCCCGGTTTCTGTGCAACCAGCATTGGCTTCGAATGCCACCGCCGGAAAGCAGAAGAGAGGACGCAAAGCAAAGCCTGACGAAAGCGCGACAAGCGCCGGACGTGCGCCTATCAAGCGTGCTCCGAGGGCGGTGCAGGCAGCGACGGCACCGTCGGTGGCTGCAGTCGACGAGTTTGCGGATCTTCTGCAGCTCGAAGAGGAAAACCAGAGACTGCGCAAGCTGCTGGCGGAGAAGCTCCGCGCTGAAAATGCCGATCTGCGAAAGCGACTCAACCTCGGTTGA
- the rpoN gene encoding RNA polymerase factor sigma-54, with protein MKCTANLFLHQTQSLGMSPQQMKSIELLQMTHVELKQFIAMEVEQNPLLEFQDDEEPGGECCETEDGEYAHQPEDSGGDDGYDNRDEALSTDWYDNGGSAGTNRLNDELDANYTNVFPDDAAPQRLDAPELVSQWKSMPGSGDGADYDIDDFGAGQVSLRDHLAQQIPFALPDMADRLIAQNFVDQLDERGYLQADIVEAGERLGTSLAQAERVLATLQSLDPPGVFARSLAECFAIQLRQKDRYDPAMQKLVENLELLARRDFATLTRLCGVDEEDLLDMRGEIRQLNAKPGSDFEAPVSEAIIPDVVVRASSDGGWLVELNPDTLPRPLVNKSYFSLVKKNDEAHAFLSGCQETVNWLMRSLDERAKTIMKVASEIVRQQDAFLLHGVDYLRPLNLKTVAEAIKMHESTVSRATSNKYLLTPRGLFELKYFFTVSISAVAGGDSHSAEAVRHKIRELTLQETPEAILSDNDIVDMLKKGGVNLARRTVAKYREEMNIASSVQRRREKRALAKVAGF; from the coding sequence ATGAAATGCACTGCCAATCTTTTCCTGCACCAGACCCAGTCTTTGGGGATGTCACCGCAACAGATGAAATCCATCGAGTTGCTGCAGATGACTCATGTTGAACTCAAACAGTTCATCGCCATGGAAGTGGAGCAGAATCCGCTGCTCGAATTTCAGGACGACGAGGAGCCGGGTGGCGAATGCTGCGAAACCGAAGATGGAGAGTATGCTCATCAGCCGGAGGATTCCGGTGGGGACGATGGTTATGACAATCGTGACGAGGCGCTCTCCACCGACTGGTATGACAATGGCGGCAGCGCCGGCACCAACCGACTGAATGACGAGCTCGACGCCAACTACACCAATGTCTTTCCTGACGACGCGGCCCCGCAGCGACTCGACGCGCCGGAGCTCGTCAGCCAGTGGAAGTCGATGCCGGGCAGCGGCGATGGCGCCGACTACGATATCGACGATTTCGGCGCCGGCCAGGTGTCGCTGCGCGACCATCTCGCCCAGCAGATCCCCTTCGCCCTGCCTGACATGGCCGACCGGCTGATCGCGCAGAATTTCGTCGACCAGCTCGACGAGCGAGGTTATCTGCAAGCCGATATTGTCGAGGCGGGCGAGAGGCTGGGCACGAGCCTCGCACAGGCCGAGCGCGTGCTTGCCACCCTGCAGAGCCTTGATCCGCCGGGTGTTTTCGCCCGCAGCCTCGCCGAATGCTTTGCCATCCAGCTCAGGCAGAAGGACCGCTATGATCCGGCCATGCAGAAGCTGGTCGAAAACCTCGAACTTCTGGCGCGGCGTGATTTCGCCACGTTGACGCGGCTCTGCGGCGTCGACGAGGAAGATCTTCTCGACATGCGCGGTGAGATCCGCCAGCTCAATGCGAAGCCTGGCAGCGATTTCGAGGCACCTGTTTCCGAAGCGATCATACCCGATGTGGTCGTCAGAGCCTCCTCTGATGGCGGCTGGTTGGTCGAGCTAAATCCGGATACGCTGCCGCGCCCGCTGGTCAACAAGTCCTATTTTTCCCTGGTGAAAAAGAACGACGAAGCTCACGCCTTCCTTTCCGGTTGCCAGGAGACGGTCAATTGGCTTATGCGCAGCCTGGACGAGCGGGCAAAAACCATCATGAAGGTGGCAAGCGAAATCGTCCGCCAGCAGGACGCCTTCCTGTTGCACGGCGTCGATTACCTGCGCCCGCTGAACCTGAAAACCGTCGCCGAGGCGATCAAGATGCATGAATCCACCGTCAGCCGCGCCACGTCGAACAAATATTTGCTGACGCCGCGCGGCCTCTTCGAACTCAAATATTTCTTCACCGTCTCGATCAGCGCCGTCGCGGGCGGCGACAGCCATTCGGCCGAGGCCGTGCGTCACAAGATCCGTGAACTGACCCTGCAGGAGACCCCGGAGGCGATACTTTCCGATAACGATATCGTTGACATGCTGAAGAAGGGCGGCGTCAATCTCGCCCGCCGCACGGTTGCGAAATACCGGGAGGAGATGAACATTGCATCTTCGGTCCAGCGCCGCCGCGAGAAGCGGGCACTCGCCAAGGTCGCGGGCTTCTGA
- the ccoS gene encoding cbb3-type cytochrome oxidase assembly protein CcoS, whose translation MNMLIYLVPIALLMGGIGLLAFLWSLKSGQYDDLQGAAWRILADDETDQRKL comes from the coding sequence ATGAACATGTTGATCTATCTCGTACCGATCGCGCTGCTGATGGGAGGAATAGGACTCCTGGCATTCCTTTGGTCGCTGAAGAGCGGCCAGTATGACGACCTTCAAGGCGCGGCCTGGCGAATCCTCGCCGACGACGAAACGGATCAACGAAAACTCTGA
- a CDS encoding cation-translocating P-type ATPase: protein MTCCTMEAESVLALSTTSSSAGEVRLASQPLGEGLRQLDLNVPDVHCGGCISTIERALLALSFVKTARVNLTARRVSCVYQEEIETGATDPSKILTAINAAGYRAHLFTPSAPENDKTRNQLLLAIGVSGFAAANIMLLSVSVWSGADAATRDMFHWISAMIAAPALVYAGRFFFKSAWNALRHGRTNMDVPISLAVTLSYAVSLWETVHHGEHAWFDASVSLLFFLLIGRTLDHVMREKARAAINGLARLAPRGALLINPDGSRHYIAIEEIAAGDEISIAAGERVPVDGIIVSGESDLDLSIVTGESSPVAVASNSEVSSGAMNLTGSLVLRATRIAKNSLLSEIIGLMEAAEGGRARYRRIADRAATLYSPVVHLLALVSFLAWGILGGDWKQAMLVAVAVLIITCPCALGLAVPVVQVVAAGELFRKGIMVKDGSALERLAEADTVAFDKTGTLTMGSSRLVRVDAMDESATAIACGLAAHSRHPLSQALVRDTETAPMSFDKVTEIPCGGLEARNGADVYRLGNAAFACGTSVVPRTADGPFSEVVLSKNGVDLARFFFDDTLRPGACEAIDRLDAAGLETLIVSGDRQTVVDNTAHALGIDWALGSLTPKQKVEECQRLNGEGRRVLMVGDGINDAPALAAAHVSMAPATASDIGRQAADLVFFNDRLDAVPEAIAVARRSASLIRQNFALAIGYNALAVPIAIAGLATPLIAAVSMSTSSIIVVTNALRLNALSRRQDMHIRGGIGRSAETKTA from the coding sequence ATGACCTGCTGCACCATGGAGGCGGAAAGCGTGCTTGCCCTCAGCACGACATCGTCCAGTGCCGGAGAGGTTCGCCTTGCCAGCCAGCCGCTCGGCGAGGGATTGCGTCAGTTGGACCTGAACGTTCCCGACGTGCACTGCGGTGGCTGCATTTCGACCATCGAAAGGGCGTTGTTGGCGCTTTCCTTCGTCAAGACAGCACGAGTCAATCTCACGGCGCGAAGGGTGAGCTGCGTCTACCAGGAGGAGATCGAGACGGGCGCCACCGATCCGTCCAAGATCCTCACAGCGATCAACGCGGCCGGCTATCGCGCGCATCTCTTCACGCCCTCAGCTCCCGAGAACGACAAGACCAGAAATCAGCTTCTCCTCGCGATCGGCGTGTCCGGTTTTGCGGCCGCCAACATCATGTTGCTCTCGGTATCGGTCTGGTCGGGCGCAGATGCCGCGACGCGCGACATGTTTCATTGGATCTCGGCGATGATAGCAGCGCCCGCGCTGGTCTATGCGGGGCGCTTCTTCTTCAAATCGGCCTGGAATGCGCTCCGGCACGGGCGCACCAACATGGACGTTCCGATCTCGCTTGCCGTGACGCTCTCCTATGCCGTTTCATTATGGGAGACCGTCCATCACGGCGAGCATGCATGGTTCGATGCTTCGGTCTCGCTGCTCTTCTTCCTGCTGATCGGCAGAACCCTCGACCATGTCATGCGGGAAAAGGCTCGGGCGGCGATCAACGGACTGGCACGACTGGCCCCGCGCGGGGCATTGCTGATCAATCCGGACGGGTCGCGACATTACATTGCGATAGAAGAGATCGCGGCGGGGGATGAAATCTCGATAGCCGCAGGCGAACGGGTTCCCGTCGATGGCATAATCGTCAGCGGAGAAAGCGACCTGGACCTCTCCATCGTCACCGGCGAGAGCAGCCCCGTCGCCGTCGCCAGCAACAGCGAAGTGAGTTCCGGGGCAATGAATCTGACCGGCTCGCTGGTGTTGCGGGCAACGAGAATTGCCAAGAATTCGCTTCTCTCGGAAATCATTGGCCTCATGGAAGCCGCCGAGGGCGGAAGAGCTCGCTATCGCAGGATCGCCGATCGCGCTGCGACACTCTATTCCCCGGTCGTGCATCTGCTGGCGCTGGTCTCCTTCCTTGCCTGGGGCATTCTGGGCGGAGACTGGAAACAGGCCATGCTGGTCGCCGTAGCGGTGCTGATCATCACCTGCCCGTGTGCATTGGGTCTTGCCGTGCCCGTGGTCCAGGTTGTCGCCGCGGGGGAGCTTTTCCGGAAGGGCATCATGGTGAAGGACGGTTCAGCACTCGAAAGGCTGGCCGAGGCCGACACCGTGGCCTTTGACAAGACGGGCACCTTGACGATGGGCAGTTCGCGTCTTGTCAGAGTGGACGCCATGGACGAGAGCGCCACCGCAATCGCCTGTGGATTGGCAGCGCATTCAAGGCATCCTCTTTCTCAGGCCCTGGTACGGGATACCGAAACCGCCCCCATGTCCTTCGACAAGGTCACGGAAATCCCCTGTGGCGGACTGGAGGCCAGGAACGGAGCGGATGTCTATAGATTGGGCAACGCGGCGTTTGCCTGCGGAACCAGCGTCGTGCCCCGCACCGCCGACGGTCCGTTCTCGGAAGTGGTCCTGTCGAAGAATGGCGTCGATCTTGCCCGCTTCTTCTTCGATGACACGCTTCGTCCGGGTGCTTGCGAGGCCATCGACCGGCTTGATGCAGCCGGCCTTGAAACGCTGATCGTGTCCGGAGACAGGCAGACCGTCGTCGACAATACGGCGCATGCCCTGGGTATCGACTGGGCTTTGGGCTCTCTGACGCCGAAACAGAAGGTCGAGGAATGCCAGAGGCTGAATGGCGAAGGTCGTCGCGTGCTCATGGTTGGCGACGGGATCAACGACGCCCCGGCACTTGCTGCCGCGCATGTCTCGATGGCGCCGGCCACAGCCTCCGATATCGGCAGACAGGCGGCCGACCTGGTTTTCTTCAACGATCGGCTTGACGCTGTTCCGGAAGCGATCGCCGTTGCGCGACGATCCGCCAGCCTCATCCGGCAGAACTTCGCTCTCGCCATTGGTTACAACGCTCTAGCAGTGCCGATCGCCATCGCCGGATTGGCGACGCCGCTGATAGCGGCGGTGTCAATGTCGACATCTTCGATCATCGTCGTGACCAACGCGCTGCGACTGAACGCCCTCAGCAGGCGTCAGGATATGCACATTCGAGGAGGGATCGGCAGGAGTGCGGAGACCAAAACCGCATGA
- a CDS encoding FixH family protein, whose amino-acid sequence MKTSAQGFTGLHVLLSTSAFFGVVIAVNVTMAFYASSSWSGLVVENTYVASQAFNRKAAAMKAMAAYGIEGTLSIQGHEIRYDIHDKSGSPAIVDDVVLNFKRPVGDHEDFLLTLRKTAAGRFEAEHGLAEGDWIVEAISRNGGVVVMHDAKRIDTAELRQ is encoded by the coding sequence ATGAAGACCTCCGCTCAAGGTTTTACAGGCCTGCACGTACTGCTTTCGACCTCGGCATTCTTTGGCGTGGTAATCGCGGTGAACGTCACCATGGCCTTCTATGCCTCCTCCAGCTGGAGCGGTCTGGTCGTGGAAAACACCTATGTCGCCAGTCAGGCGTTCAACCGCAAAGCGGCGGCAATGAAGGCAATGGCCGCTTACGGCATCGAGGGCACCCTCTCCATACAGGGGCACGAGATCCGCTACGATATTCACGACAAGAGCGGATCGCCTGCGATCGTCGACGACGTCGTTCTGAATTTCAAACGGCCTGTCGGAGACCACGAGGACTTCCTCCTTACGCTTAGGAAGACAGCCGCGGGGCGGTTCGAAGCGGAGCATGGTCTAGCCGAAGGTGACTGGATTGTCGAGGCCATCTCGCGAAACGGCGGCGTGGTCGTCATGCATGACGCAAAACGCATCGATACCGCGGAGTTACGCCAATGA